GATGACTTTTTCGTTTGAGTATTTGATAGCATTATTGATGAGATTGCTCAAAATCTTTTTGAAAGCTTCTTTGTCTACAAAAGCAAAAATATCTTTTTCGCCCAATTCCAATTCAAACTGAAGTCCCCGTTCTTCAATTAACTGACTGAATCTTAGATGAAAATTTCGAACCATCGACGAAATATTCGCTTCTACAAAAGTCAGTTTCAAACCGCCAATTTCCGATTTTCTAAAATCCAATAATTCGTTAACCAATTTCAATAAACGGGAAGTGTTTTTCTTCATGATCGAAAGATGCTGGGGTACTTCTTTCGATTCGTATTCCATGCCTAAAAGTTTCTCCAAAGGCCCTTTTATCAAAGTCAAAGGTGTTCTGATTTCGTGCGCTACATTCGTAAAAAAATCAATTTTAGCCTGATAGATTTCTTTTTCTTTTTCGTCATTCAAATGCTTGATTTTGCGGTTATTCTTAATCTGAGTCAGGTTTTGAGAATAACGAATGATGTAGTAGAATCCAGCGCAGATTAATATGAAATAAAGAATATAAGCCAAAGTACTCGCATAAAACGGTGGCAGAATCGTGATTTTCAGTTTCACTTCCTTACTCCAAACGCCAAAACTATTTAAGGATTTCACTTTAAAAACATAATCGCCCGGAGCCAGTTCAGTAAAGAAAACTTTATTGTTCCTGCCCAGATAAACCCAGTCGTTATTGACATTTTCCAATTGAAACCAATATTCGGTCAATTCTGGCGCGGTATAGTTTAAAGAAGCAAATTCGAGATTAAATGAAGACTGACTGTTGTTGAGTTCCAATTCGTTCAGAAACGAAATTGATTGCGAAATAGGCGAGTCGGGACTGTTTACTTCAATATCCTTATTATTAATCTGAAGATTGGTGATATAAATAAAAGGAGTGTATTTGTTCTTTGTAAAATGCTTCGGATTAAAACTGATCATTCCGTTGAGGTTTCCAAAATACATATCACCATTTGCATCTTTAAAAGCCGAATTGTAATTGAACTGATCGCTCAATAAGCCATTTGCAGTGGTAAAAATCTTGATGGTTTTATGATCCGGGCCAAATTTCACCAAACCTTTAGAAGTCGTCAGCCATAAATTTTTAGCATCGTCTTCTAAAATGGAATAGAAAACGTTGCTTGGCATTCCGTTTTTGGTCGTAAACTTGGTAAAAGTGTGTTTTTTACGATCCACCAGATTTAAACCGTTTTCAGTCGCAATCCATAAATTTTTGGAACTGTCTTCAAAAATAGCATTCATGGTATTGTTGCTAATTCCGTTTGGGTTTTTATAATCATATGTAAAAACCTCTTTCTTTTTGGTTTTTGGATTATAAAACAACAAACCGTCGCGATAACTTCCCGCCCAAAGATTACCATCGCTGTCTTCTTTAAAATTGGTATAATGAAAAGTCTCCGGAAAGAATTTCAGGATTTCAAAATTATCAGCCTGTTCATTATAACGGTAAAGTCCAGATGTAGTCACGACAATCAGATCGTTATTTTTCATTTCATAAAAAGAAAAAATAAAGTTGCTGTGCAGCCCGCTTCCATCATTAGCACTATAATGTTTTAAAACCTTGCCGGAATTTCGATCCAAAACATCTAGGCCATGCTCAAAAGTTCCGACCCAGATTTTATCTTTTCTGGGCATTAAAGCATGAATATTATAATAAGAAACAGGGTAAGACGTAAATTTTTGTGTTTTTGGATTAAAACGATTTACGCCCGCATCTTCCGTTCCAATCCACAAATCGCCGTGATCATCTTTGTGAATTTCTCTGACAGCGCTTCCGCTAATAGAATTCTGGCCTTCCTGCGGAAAGTATTTTTTAAACTGGGTATATTGTTTTTGATGGTAATTGACACCGCCAAAATAAGTTCCAATCCAGACACCATTTTCCTTATCAATTAAAATAGAGTAGGCCGCATTATCTGAAATTGCGTACGGATCATTATAATTCTTTTTAAGATTAATAACAGTTTTTGTCTTTAGATTATAAACATAAACACCGGATTCGCTGGCAATCCAAAGTTCATCGTTT
This portion of the Flavobacterium panacagri genome encodes:
- a CDS encoding hybrid sensor histidine kinase/response regulator transcription factor; the encoded protein is MRKFFLFLLFSIFSIHFSNAQEYYFKHFQVEEGLSNNTVLTSLQDNDGFMWFGTKDGLNRFDGYRFKTYRSNGDPIHSLGSNYIQSLHENNGTIWVGTDKGLYHYDKKQDHFSILNEAINDRINDINHDLKGNIWFISGNILYKYAPNKKETTTFNPNKYFVSTSITRDYKGEIWASSLNKIYHYSEENHSFENITLNPPANKANFRITVIYAVDPENIVIGTQDDGILIYNRKNKTTNELKSDIKEPVFVRQFKKRGNDELWIASESGVYVYNLKTKTVINLKKNYNDPYAISDNAAYSILIDKENGVWIGTYFGGVNYHQKQYTQFKKYFPQEGQNSISGSAVREIHKDDHGDLWIGTEDAGVNRFNPKTQKFTSYPVSYYNIHALMPRKDKIWVGTFEHGLDVLDRNSGKVLKHYSANDGSGLHSNFIFSFYEMKNNDLIVVTTSGLYRYNEQADNFEILKFFPETFHYTNFKEDSDGNLWAGSYRDGLLFYNPKTKKKEVFTYDYKNPNGISNNTMNAIFEDSSKNLWIATENGLNLVDRKKHTFTKFTTKNGMPSNVFYSILEDDAKNLWLTTSKGLVKFGPDHKTIKIFTTANGLLSDQFNYNSAFKDANGDMYFGNLNGMISFNPKHFTKNKYTPFIYITNLQINNKDIEVNSPDSPISQSISFLNELELNNSQSSFNLEFASLNYTAPELTEYWFQLENVNNDWVYLGRNNKVFFTELAPGDYVFKVKSLNSFGVWSKEVKLKITILPPFYASTLAYILYFILICAGFYYIIRYSQNLTQIKNNRKIKHLNDEKEKEIYQAKIDFFTNVAHEIRTPLTLIKGPLEKLLGMEYESKEVPQHLSIMKKNTSRLLKLVNELLDFRKSEIGGLKLTFVEANISSMVRNFHLRFSQLIEERGLQFELELGEKDIFAFVDKEAFKKILSNLINNAIKYSNEKVIISLFRDEKKLTLIVKNDGNVIPIHLKDKIFEPFFRVDDSSTASGTGIGLSLAHSLAQLHNGNLKLVEDLNYNIFELTVPLHQEQEFMLYADSKKEEEETEIPKETVEVKNEKAQILVVEDNEDLLSFITTELAGTYAILKAENGEEALKIIHNENIQLVISDVSMPIMDGITMCKTIKTNLETSHIPVILLTAKNSLKSQIDGLEVGADAYIAKPFSMDYLKVQANNLIENRRQIMNYYASSPLSHIKSIAHNKTDEKFLKKLDDEILKNITDQDLSVESLAEIMNMSRSTLYRKIKDITNLSPNELINIVRLKRAAELLLNENYKMYEIAEMVGYKSQTSFGRNFQKHFNMSPSDYIQTNR